The genomic stretch CGTAACTAAAATCAACATGCCCTGGAGTGTCGATGAGGTTCAGGGTGTAAATTTCACCATCTTTCTCATAATTTAGTCGGACACTTTGAGCTTTGATTGTAATTCCTCGTTCTTGTTCGATGTCCATTGTGTCCATCATCTGTTTTGACAATTCTCTCTCTTCAACTGCCCCGCACTCCTGAATAAGTCGGTCGGCAAGTGTCGATTTTCCATGATCAATATGTGCGATAATTGAGAAGTTTCTAATATTTTTCAAAGGTTTTTCCTAGTGTGAAATTTTTTTGTGCGGAATTTTGACACGAAAATTTAAAAGATTGTTACTTGATTTCGTCCGTTTCTTTTAGAATTGTATAGAGCTTCATCAGCTCGTTTTATGGACTTATTTACATCTTCGTCCCAATTGTAGAGAGTTCCACCGAAACTACAAGTGATGTTTCCAACTTCCGGCATAGGTTTATTTTCAATAGCTTTTCTAAATTTTTCAAGTGCAATATGGAGGTGTTCTGTATCTTGAATAGAGAGAACAAGAATAAACTCTTCACCGCCCCAACGAATCAGCATATCTCCAGACCTAGCACTACTTTTTACAGTTTTAACCATCTCTTTTAAGACCTCATCGCCAATATCATGACCATAAGTATCATTAACTTTTTTGAAAAAATCGATGTCAAGAATTGAAAAAGCGATTTTGTCTCCATTATCCATACAATTTTTTATAAGTTTTGGAATTGCCAAATCAAAATGTTCTCGGGTGTAAGCACCTGTTAATTTATCAAATGTAACTTTTTTCTCTAATTGCTCTTTCTCTTCAATCGTATTACTAATATCTGTAAAATTAATAACAAAAAGACCATCTTCATGAAAATCACTAATTCCAACTTGAAAAAATTTTTTCTGAAAAAGTTTGTTTTCCATTGCAACAACTCTTTTTTCAGAATTCAAAAGCTTTAATTTATTAATCCAACTCTCTCCCTCTTCTAAATTTTCAACACTAAAATATTTTGTTCCTTTTACAAAAATATCAATCAATGAGTTATATTTTATGTAAAAATCATCAAAATTGCTATATCCGAAAAAATCTAAAAATGATTTGTTCGCATAATGTATTGAATCTGAACTTGCAAGAGTTATCATCGAAGATTGTGCATTTAGAAGCAAATCAAGAAATTTCTGCTTTTCTTCAATCTCTTTTTGTAATAAATATGTTTTTATTTGATTTCTTGTTCTAGCTTTTAACTCATCAACATTAAAAGGT from Thiovulum sp. ES encodes the following:
- a CDS encoding diguanylate cyclase (GGDEF) domain-containing protein (PFAM: GGDEF domain; Response regulator receiver domain~TIGRFAM: diguanylate cyclase (GGDEF) domain); translated protein: MTNKSFNFNKYMDSCLTILIVDDEVINIEFVSEVLSADYNIKIARNGKQAINVVKRHKIDLILLDVQMPEKNGYETAEEILSNPKNKNIPIIFLTSNKDNNALVRGFRVGAKDYITKPFNVDELKARTRNQIKTYLLQKEIEEKQKFLDLLLNAQSSMITLASSDSIHYANKSFLDFFGYSNFDDFYIKYNSLIDIFVKGTKYFSVENLEEGESWINKLKLLNSEKRVVAMENKLFQKKFFQVGISDFHEDGLFVINFTDISNTIEEKEQLEKKVTFDKLTGAYTREHFDLAIPKLIKNCMDNGDKIAFSILDIDFFKKVNDTYGHDIGDEVLKEMVKTVKSSARSGDMLIRWGGEEFILVLSIQDTEHLHIALEKFRKAIENKPMPEVGNITCSFGGTLYNWDEDVNKSIKRADEALYNSKRNGRNQVTIF